A window of Chloroflexota bacterium genomic DNA:
CCACTGCATGTGGGACACGGTAGAGGCGCTATACTGGGAGACACCCTCGCCAATTTGCTTAGTGCTGCCGGGTGTGCAGTAGAGAAGGAGTACTACGTTAACGATGCCGGTACCCAAATGGAAGCCTTCTACCGCTCCCTTTATGCGCGTTATCGGCAGGCCTTTGGCCTGCCAGATGAAATCCCTCCGGATGGCTACCACGGTGACTACGTAGTAGAACTAGCTAAGGAGATCATAGCCGAACAAGGAGATGCCTTTCTCAGGGTACCCGAGGAACAAGCGGTGGCTGAAGTGGGAAAAGTGGGACTGAGGAAGGTTCTGGACGCTATCAGGTCAGACCTCGAGATGCCAGGGGTACGTTTCGACGTCTGGTTCAGTGAGCGGAGCCTCTACAGCGGCAGCCAGTACGAAAGGGCGATGTCCTTGTTGCGAGACGCAGGTTACATAGCTGAAAAAGAGGGGGCGGTGTGGTTTGCTTCCTCTGAGATGGGCGAGGACAAAGACAACGTCCTGGTGCGTAGTAACGGCACTCCTACTTATTTTGCCTCTGACATTGCCTACCACTACAACAAATTCGTGCAGCGCAAGTTCGATGAAGTGGTCAACATCTGGGGGGCTGATCACCAGGGCCACGTCTCTCGCATGAAGGCTGTGATAAAGGCGTTGGGCATCGATCCCAACAGGCTTAAAGTCATCATCACCCAGATGGTTACCCTGAAGCGGGGAAATGTGGAAATCCGGATATCCAAGCGTAGCGGAGAGATCATCACCCTTCGGGAGTTGGTACAAGAGGTGGGAGCAGATGCGTGCCGCTTCTTTTTCCTTTCTCGTGCGGCAGATAGCCAGATGGACTTTGACCTTGAACTAGCTAAGAGACAATCGGCTGACAACCCCGTCTACTATATCCAGTACGCCCACGCGCGCATTTCCAGTATCCTTCGCCTGGCACAGGAGAAAAACATAGATTACAGCCAGGGAGACGTTAGCTTGCTTGTCACCCAAGCCGAGCTGGACCTTATTCGAAAAATGCTCGAACTACCAGAGGTGGTAGAGGTAGTTGCTCAGACTCTTGAGCCTCATCATCTCCCTTACTATGCTCAAGGGCTAGCCACAGCCTTTCATGGTTTCTATAAGCAATGTCGGGTTGTCTCAGATGACAAGGACTTGACAGGGGCACGTCTCAAGCTGGTGGAGGCATCAAGGATTGCCTTCGCTCGCACCCTACATCTCATGGGCATGAATGCGCCTGAGAAAATGTGAGACGCCTTGCCTCGGCAGGGAGAAGGTGACTCTTAAGGGATCGCAGCCCACACCTGAGTTGCCCAGCGCTATCCCAGCTTGTGCAGCGTCTTTACCTCTTGGATAATGGTCTCCACTGCTGGTGCTTTCCTGCCCTGTAACGGCTTGCCCAAGGGATCATCAACTTCAACCTCCCCCAACAGCACCTCCAAGGTCGCCTTTACGGAGCGAGCCAGCGCCGGGAGATGGTAGCCTCCTTCCAAGGTAAATACCAGCCGTCCTTGGCATAGCTTCAGAGCCAGCTTTTGTAGTAATTGCACCATTTGAGCAAAGCCGCTGACGCTCAATTGCATGGATCCGATAGGATCTA
This region includes:
- a CDS encoding arginine--tRNA ligase, with protein sequence MKPENMLKYRIIHLLRQAAMEAQHRGWLPQVDLPEIAVEHPPSATHADYACSLPLKLGRSAGLNPLDIADKVVKVITPIPEVQKIEVAPPGFINFTLRNDWLAQQVETILTSGEDWGNIDLSDGLKVQLEFVSVNPTGPLHVGHGRGAILGDTLANLLSAAGCAVEKEYYVNDAGTQMEAFYRSLYARYRQAFGLPDEIPPDGYHGDYVVELAKEIIAEQGDAFLRVPEEQAVAEVGKVGLRKVLDAIRSDLEMPGVRFDVWFSERSLYSGSQYERAMSLLRDAGYIAEKEGAVWFASSEMGEDKDNVLVRSNGTPTYFASDIAYHYNKFVQRKFDEVVNIWGADHQGHVSRMKAVIKALGIDPNRLKVIITQMVTLKRGNVEIRISKRSGEIITLRELVQEVGADACRFFFLSRAADSQMDFDLELAKRQSADNPVYYIQYAHARISSILRLAQEKNIDYSQGDVSLLVTQAELDLIRKMLELPEVVEVVAQTLEPHHLPYYAQGLATAFHGFYKQCRVVSDDKDLTGARLKLVEASRIAFARTLHLMGMNAPEKM